The DNA segment GGGCGAATCCGATATCGTCAGCCAACATCTGTTCCGGGAAATTGATGAGAATATGCATGCCATCCGCCATACCTTCCATGGCCATGCTCAGGCCATCTGCTATGACTGAGGATGTCGCCATGGTTTCATCAGTAATGATGGCGATATTCTCTTCACTGGTACGGAAAAGCAGTTCATACCCCCAGACGCTCTCGTCCGCATGAAAGATTGGTTGGCGGGCCACGAATATGGCTTCAATGATGGGGGAATTTTCCGGCATGGCGTCTTTTCTCTGTTTTGTGTGAATCTTCGGCGTACTATGGATCACGAGACGCCATGGAGGAATTATAAAATTCGATGGGTTCGTTGGATCAGCATTGAGATTTCGGCTTTGATTTGCGTCTTCTCAACCGTTTCATGAAACAGTCCAGATCGTCATGGCATTGCTTGAGGATACGATCAAGGTAATCAAGGTTATTGTGAATTGCTTCGGCATAGAAATCGCGCTCGACATCCCACCGTTTGACAAAATAGGGAGTCATAAATCGGTCGACGTTCCCCAATTCCTGATCGAGGCGTTTTCGAGCGACATCCTGATAGAAATTTCGCGTCTTGTGGAGCAGTTCAAAGGGGGTTTCATAGCCTGGCAGTTTGGCTTCCTTGAATTCCTCGAAAAGCAGGAGTAATTTTTCGATATAATGGCGGTCGGCAATCTGGGCGAGCAGATCTGCGCTGCCGATGAAGTTGCCCATCATGCGCATGTTCTCGGTGCGGAACGGTATATCGGCAGGGGACTGGGAGAGGATCGTGCATGTGATGCAATCGGCTATGTCAGCGATGTCTTCAATCGACAGGCACCCTTCGAGATTGGCCTGCATGAATTGGATGGATCGCTCCTCGTGACCGACTGTGTATTTGGCTCCGGTCCCATTGTCGTCATCAAGGGCTTGAATCAACCCGACATCGTGAAAGAGCGCGGCCAGCAGCCCCTTTGTTATTTCACTGGTTGAGTATGTATGTCCTTCGGAAATGGCTCCATATATGAGACGCATGGTGGCCAGAGTCACCGAGCAGGTGTGCTCGAAGTCGTGATAGAGGGTATTGCTCGCCTTGTAGCCGGGATAGTGGCCGGAGAAGAGTTGTTTCACGTCATGAAAGGCCTGTTTGAACACGTGGCCGTGGTGGCTGGTAAAAAGTTCAGGCAGTGTTGTTTTCACTTCGCCGAGTACGCAGGAGGAGTCGGCTGGATTGACGAAATCATAGAGCTTTTCATGATTCATGGCGGAACCGGTTAGACCTTGTCTTATTCCTGAAACTTGTTGCGGATTGCCTTGATAACGTCGAATATTTCGATGAATATTTCCACTATTTCAGGATCGAAGTGGCCCCCGGCCCCTTTTTCCAGGAGTGAAATGCATTTTTCGTCTGTAAACGGTTCCTTGTAGGAGCGGGGTGATGCCAGGGCGTCATAGACATCCGCGACAGCGCAGATGCGTGCGCTCAGTGGAATATCTTTCCCTCGAATAGGCTCCCCCATTTCGACTTCCGAAGCCCATATGTCAGGAGTCACTCGTCCCGGATAGCCTTCCCCTGCGAACTTTTCATGATGACCAAGTGCTATTTCCATACTCATTCTGTCAAGATCGCTGGTCAGATTCCTGAAAAGGCGGGCTCCAAAGATGGTGTGCATCTTGATGGCCTTGAATTCTTCGTCCGTCAGCTTTCCGGGCTTCTTGAGGATAGCGTCCGGGATACCGACCTTGCCGACATCGTGAAGCATTGCAGCCAATCGCAAGTTGTCCCGAACCCGTTTTATTTCCTTGGCGGAATGCTTTCTCCGGGCTGCCCAGGTTCCATATATCTCTGCGCTGAAAGCCCCTACGCGTTGAACATGGGCACCAGTCTCGCTGGGATCACGCAATTCAGCCATTTGCATCATGCGCAGGATTATCTCACGGTTCATGATACCTCGCTCAATGGCGACGGAGGCATTGTTGCAGAAGAGGGGGATATAGGTCTGGGCATCTTCGGAGAAAGGGATGACTTTTCCCATGTCATTTCTGGCATTGATGAGCTGCATGACACCGACCAGACGACTTTCCTGCGCGATCAGAGGGATGGCCAGCATGGAGGTGGTCTGGTACCCGGATTTTTCGTCAAAGCTCTTGTTAAAGGAATAGGGAAGAGTTGGATCAAGCCTGTAGGCATCGTCAATGGCAAGGCTTTGTCGGGTCTTGGCCGCGTAGCCGACAATGGAATCACCGCTGACCGGGATACTGAAATTCTGATACAGTGCGGCATTGGCCCCTTCTCCGGAAAAGAGCGTGTCATTCTGGACGAAACTGAAGATCAGGTTCTCTCTTTCCACAAGAAAAATGGAACCTGCATCTGCATTGGAGAACGCCCGTGATTCCTGGAGAATCCTGTCAAGAATAGTGTCAATATCCTTGAGATGATTGACTTCATCCGTGGTTTTCAGGATGGTCAGGATTGGATTGTCTTGTTGGGAAAAGGAAGCCTTGTGCATGTGTGTCTCCCTGCTTATAGCTCAACATCATACAATACCGAAGAAAAATCAAGAAAGCAGGCAGAGGTCGATTCTTTGTTCAAGGTAAGGGATGACGGGATGAAAGACAGATTTCCTCTCGGAGGGACATATGGTTGATATCTCTGACCCGGTGATGGAATACCACACCGCCACATCGCATTCTCGCGGGCACCTTTTCGGGCGTCCCTCGCTCAGGGGAGCGATGCCTCTGCCATTCAAACTGTATCAGGGTATTGAGCATTATCGATTTCCACAGGGGGCAGTCCTGCCCGACATCCCTCTTGCATCCGTTTTTGCTCCACGTCCTCTGGCAGGACATGGAGATATCTTTCAGCTTGTCGGCAATATCTGTAATCTGGCCGCCGGTATAACACGAGTGCGATACCAGACGGATGGAAGCCTGTTTCATTTTCGAACTGTTCCTTCGGCCGGGGCTTTGTACCCGACAGAGCTTTTCATTGCCGTACAGAATATCGTCGGATTGTATGACGGTCTGTATCATTATTTGCCACTTGAACACACTTTGGCGCGGCTTCGCACCGGGAGAGTCTTCGGGCCACTTGCCGGAACCGATCCGATCGTACGGGTGTATGTCACTTCACTTTTCCAGCGCAGCAGTTGGAAGTATGGAGCACGTGCGTACCGGTACTGTCTCCTTGATGCCGGTCATATGATTGAGAATGTCTTGCTGGCCGCCACAATTCAGGGGGGCTCGGCAGTCTGTGATCCTGACTTCAACGATCGCCTCGTGAATCGGTTTCTCTGTGTTGATCCTGATTTTGAGGGGTGCCTGGCCCAGATTCATTCGTTGGGGTGTTCTCCCCAGGCCGATGTGGATGACTCGGTTCCGACAGTAACGGATTCCCTCGCGCAATTCAGCCGAAGTCCCATGAAGACGGGGCTTCCGGAATCCTTGCTGGCGATGCATCGTGCGGCTTCGAGTTTTGCCCGATGTCCTGTTCCGAAGCCAAAGGAAACGGAGTTGCCTGAGCTTTCATTGCCGCCTCATGACATACGCATGCCCGCAGCGGATGCTCTCGTGGCGCGTCGCTCTCACAGAAATTTTGTCAGGAGACAGGTTCCTGTTGCCGCATTGACCGATATTTTGTCATTTCTTTGTCAAGAGATGGAGACGGGCTGCACTCATGCTGTTCAAATCGAGGTCATTGCCGGAGAAAACAGTGGTATGGAGCCAGGGCATTATCGCATGGACCGGGTACGAAGGGCCATGGTTGCCATTCGGGGTGGGCATTTTATGGCAGAGATGGCGAAAATGTGTCTTGATCAAGGCTGGCTTGCAGAGTGTGCTCTTCATATTGTTTTTACGGCCGATCTTGGAACCCTGAGTCGTCAATGCGGTCCGCGGGCATACCGCTATGCGCATCTGGAAGCGGGGCGGCTCGGTCAACGGGTTTATCTGGCCGCCACGGCAAAGCATCTTGGGGCGTGTGGAATCGGAGCTTTTTTTGATGATGAAGCCGTCTCGATCTTGTCTTTGCCTCCGGGACATGCCTTGCTCTATCTGGTAGGCGTCGGCCCGATCAAGCGGTAGGTCGAGTCCCTGCTGAGAGAAAGACTTTTTTGTGTTGGAGTTGGTTGGAGTTGACGCGTGAACAGTCGAGACCTCCATCTCATGCAACGATTTCCTTCATGTGCCAGGAAGGACTGGGAAAAGGACTCTTACGTGATGACCGGAAGAGTGAAAATGAATTTGCTTCCTTTGCCGATGCTGCTTTCAACCCAGATATGCCCGCGATGCCCCTCAATGATATTGCGGCTTATGGGCAGGCCGAGACCGGTGCCTTTCGGTCGATCAGCCAAGCTTTCCTGCGCTTGAGTGAATTTGTCGAATATGGCACTTCGTAGTTCCTTGGGGATACCCATACCGGTGTCGGTGACGCTAACCCGAAGATGATCACCGACCAATCTGGCCCGGCAGGTGATGGTTCCTGTTTCCGTGAATTTCACACTGTTTGAGAGGAGGTTGACCATGACCTGGATCAGCCTGTCCTGATCAGCCATGACATGAGGTAATCCGGGTTCTATATCGGCAATAAGCGTCAGTCCGGACTCGTCAAAAAGGCTGCTCGTGGCCTCCATGGAATGGGTAATGAAAATTTCCGGGTTGATTCGTTCCATCCGATACTCGACCTTGTCTGCTTCAAGTTTGGCTAGATCAAGAACATCGTTGATCAAGGTGGTCAGGCGTTCTCCTTCCGAGACGATGATATCGATGTTTTTGCTGGTGCGATCCATTTCACGGAGTATTTTCCCATCGGTCTTGAGGGGGATGGCCGGGAAGATGGTTTCAAGCAATTTTTTCCTGATGATCTTGGCGAACCCGAGCACGGAGGTGAGAGGAGTGCGGAGTTCATGGGAAACTATGGACAGGAATTCCGTCTTGGCCCGGTTGGCCCTGTCCAATTCACGAGTGCGTTCGCGGACCCGTATCTCGAGTTCATCGTGGCTTTTTCTCAATGCCTCCTCATTGCTCTTGCGTTCGGAGATGTCCCTAGCCACGATGACGGCTCGTCGGCCGTCGCGGTGTTCGACAATTCTCAGTGACATTTCAACCGGTACGTTGGGACTTTCCTGACAGTGAGGGCAGCAGAAGTCTGTTTCCAGACTCATATGGTCTATTGGGGATTTGAATAGATTGGCAGCGTACCGGGAGATGTGCTCAGGAAGTATCGCGCTGAAGAGTTGTCCGTTGAGTTGTTCCGGGGAGCATCCGAGCATGGCTTTGGTGGACCCCGATGCATCAAGGATCTTCCCAGTGTCTGCATCGACCACCAGAATGGCATCAGAAACCCGGTCGAGCATGGCTCGGAAATGTTCCAATTCATCGAGCCGTTTTTTCAGTTCGGGATAATAGCTCTTGCTTATGGATCGTTTTCCCAGGCCGATGAGCTTCTGGCGCTCGGTGAGGGAATCCGTGTCAGCACGCCTTTTCATATATTTCCATGACCTGACGACTGGTCGGCTGCTTGGGGTTGGTGAGCATACAGGCGTCAGCCATGGCATTTTCGGCCAGAAGGGGCAGCGCTGAATGGTTCATGCCGAGTTCACAAAGGTTATCACTGACTCCCGCAGCTTGTTTCAAGGTTCGCAGCCGGCCCCGCATTTCATGTCGAATGTCATCCTCATGGGTATCCGGGAGCATCCCTGCCCCCAGGGCATTGGCGAGTTGTCGGTATTTCTCAGGGCAGGCGTCAAAATTGAAATCACAGACATGGTCAATAAGGATGGCGTTGCACAGGCCATGGGGAAGGTCAAGCAGGCCTCCCAAGCTATGGGCCATGGCATGGACCGCACCCAGTATGGCATTGGAAAACGCGAGACCGGCGTAAGTGGACGCGAGCATCATGCCGGTTCGGGCCTGTTGGTTTTGCGGGTCTCTAATGGCAGAGAGCAGATGCCTGTTCACCAGGCGGACAGCCTCCAGGGCATTGAGGTCGGTAATGGCTGAACTTGCGTTGGAAACAAAGGCCTCTGTGGCGTGCGTCAGGGCATCAAGTCCGGTATGGGCTGTGAGCTTTTCATCCATGCTCATGGTCAGCAGAGGATCGATCAGCGCGACATCAGGCACCATGGTTTTGGAGACGATGGCTATTTTTACTTTCCGTTTGGTATTGTTGATGATGCAGAATTGAGAAATATCTGCCGCAGTCCCGGCGGTTGTCGGGATGCATATGAGTGGCGGCCCTGGGTGTTGGACATTATCCACGCCTTCAAAATCAAGGATATGACGTCCATTGGTGCAGACAATACCTATGGCCTTGGCGCAGTCCATGGGCGATCCACCTCCGACGGCGATGATGGTGTCGCATCCTTCCTTGAGATAGACCTCCGCTCCGGCCATGACTTCTCCGTCACGAGGGTTGGGTGTGACATCGGAGAAAAGGGTGCTTTTAACGCCGGCTTTGGCCAGACTTTGCATGACATTGTCCGGGATACCCAGTTTTTCGAGGACATGACCAGAGACTATCAGAGCTTTTTTTGACGCCAGATTGGCTGCGTATTGACCTGCCAGCTCGGCAGCTCCGGCTCCGAAGACAAATTCGGGTGCCACGAATTTTCTGAGTTCCGAAATGTCATAGCTCGACATGGTCATACTCCTCCCCGTGTTCTCTTTCCGAAAGTTTCTCCTTTTAGCAGTATCGTATGAAATGGGCCTTGTAAAACCCGTTAGATTGATAAATGCGGAATTAGGCTTTCTTCTTCATGAGGGCAAGAAGCTGGTCAAGGGCAGAACTCAATGTCTTTAAGGCATCCTTGCAGGGTGAGCCTTGTCGGCAGGATATTTCCAGATTGGCCGCAGCTGTGGCTGCCACGTGAGCGCCTATGGATAAGCAGATGGACTTGAGCGTATGGGCAAGGTAGGCCGATGTTTTCTTGTTTCCGGAGCCGACGGCCTGTTTGATCTCTTCGGCCATATTGGTCATTTCGGTCTTGGCTGTGGTCAGGAAATCCTGGAATATGGCTTCGTCGACACCGAGATCCTCCATGGCTTGCTCCGGCGACCACATGACAGGGAACTCTTCCTTGGTCTGGGGGGAGTCCGGTCCCACTCTTTCAACAATTTTATCCCGGACGGTCGGCAATGTCTTCCTGGAGGTTTGTCTGGATGGTGAGATCATGGCCCGTGTGCCGACCAGACGATTAATGATTGCGCTCAATTCGTTGAAATCCACTGGCTTGGAAACATAATCGTCCATACCTGCGTCCAGGCTCTTGTCTCGGAATTCCTTGAGCGCGTGGGCAGTGACCCCGATGATGGGAATGGCCGGATTGGGGATGGGACCGCCAGGGACGGCGGAGCGTATCGCCTTGGTGGCCGAAATTCCGTCCAGGACCGGCATCTCGATATCCATGAGGATCAGATCAAAATCTTCATTCTTAAGAAGTTCAAGGACTTCAAGTCCGTTGCTGGCCACGGAATAGGTATACCCCATTTCTTCAAGCCTGAGAGATGTGACCATGACATTGACATCGTTATCCTCTGCCACCAGCACATGCACCCCGCCGGTGGAAGACA comes from the Pseudodesulfovibrio piezophilus C1TLV30 genome and includes:
- a CDS encoding SagB/ThcOx family dehydrogenase translates to MVDISDPVMEYHTATSHSRGHLFGRPSLRGAMPLPFKLYQGIEHYRFPQGAVLPDIPLASVFAPRPLAGHGDIFQLVGNICNLAAGITRVRYQTDGSLFHFRTVPSAGALYPTELFIAVQNIVGLYDGLYHYLPLEHTLARLRTGRVFGPLAGTDPIVRVYVTSLFQRSSWKYGARAYRYCLLDAGHMIENVLLAATIQGGSAVCDPDFNDRLVNRFLCVDPDFEGCLAQIHSLGCSPQADVDDSVPTVTDSLAQFSRSPMKTGLPESLLAMHRAASSFARCPVPKPKETELPELSLPPHDIRMPAADALVARRSHRNFVRRQVPVAALTDILSFLCQEMETGCTHAVQIEVIAGENSGMEPGHYRMDRVRRAMVAIRGGHFMAEMAKMCLDQGWLAECALHIVFTADLGTLSRQCGPRAYRYAHLEAGRLGQRVYLAATAKHLGACGIGAFFDDEAVSILSLPPGHALLYLVGVGPIKR
- a CDS encoding sensor histidine kinase — its product is MKRRADTDSLTERQKLIGLGKRSISKSYYPELKKRLDELEHFRAMLDRVSDAILVVDADTGKILDASGSTKAMLGCSPEQLNGQLFSAILPEHISRYAANLFKSPIDHMSLETDFCCPHCQESPNVPVEMSLRIVEHRDGRRAVIVARDISERKSNEEALRKSHDELEIRVRERTRELDRANRAKTEFLSIVSHELRTPLTSVLGFAKIIRKKLLETIFPAIPLKTDGKILREMDRTSKNIDIIVSEGERLTTLINDVLDLAKLEADKVEYRMERINPEIFITHSMEATSSLFDESGLTLIADIEPGLPHVMADQDRLIQVMVNLLSNSVKFTETGTITCRARLVGDHLRVSVTDTGMGIPKELRSAIFDKFTQAQESLADRPKGTGLGLPISRNIIEGHRGHIWVESSIGKGSKFIFTLPVIT
- a CDS encoding GAF and HD-GYP domain-containing protein, coding for MHKASFSQQDNPILTILKTTDEVNHLKDIDTILDRILQESRAFSNADAGSIFLVERENLIFSFVQNDTLFSGEGANAALYQNFSIPVSGDSIVGYAAKTRQSLAIDDAYRLDPTLPYSFNKSFDEKSGYQTTSMLAIPLIAQESRLVGVMQLINARNDMGKVIPFSEDAQTYIPLFCNNASVAIERGIMNREIILRMMQMAELRDPSETGAHVQRVGAFSAEIYGTWAARRKHSAKEIKRVRDNLRLAAMLHDVGKVGIPDAILKKPGKLTDEEFKAIKMHTIFGARLFRNLTSDLDRMSMEIALGHHEKFAGEGYPGRVTPDIWASEVEMGEPIRGKDIPLSARICAVADVYDALASPRSYKEPFTDEKCISLLEKGAGGHFDPEIVEIFIEIFDVIKAIRNKFQE
- the ercA gene encoding alcohol dehydrogenase-like regulatory protein ErcA — translated: MSSYDISELRKFVAPEFVFGAGAAELAGQYAANLASKKALIVSGHVLEKLGIPDNVMQSLAKAGVKSTLFSDVTPNPRDGEVMAGAEVYLKEGCDTIIAVGGGSPMDCAKAIGIVCTNGRHILDFEGVDNVQHPGPPLICIPTTAGTAADISQFCIINNTKRKVKIAIVSKTMVPDVALIDPLLTMSMDEKLTAHTGLDALTHATEAFVSNASSAITDLNALEAVRLVNRHLLSAIRDPQNQQARTGMMLASTYAGLAFSNAILGAVHAMAHSLGGLLDLPHGLCNAILIDHVCDFNFDACPEKYRQLANALGAGMLPDTHEDDIRHEMRGRLRTLKQAAGVSDNLCELGMNHSALPLLAENAMADACMLTNPKQPTSRQVMEIYEKAC